The candidate division Zixibacteria bacterium HGW-Zixibacteria-1 genome contains the following window.
CCGGGAAGAGGCGTGTCCGTCCGGCCCTGATGACAGCATCGACAACCATTCTCGCTTTGATTCCGGTGCTGACCTCGACCGGCAAGGGTTCCGATATCATGGTACCAATGGCAATACCTTCGTTTGGCGGGATGACCCTGGTTCTTATCACCATATTTGTGGTCCCGGTTCTTCAAAGCTGGCTGGCCGAGAGAAAAGCCGAGATTTAGGTTGAAACGGAGGCATCGGATTTCCCGCGGTTATTTCAGATTCCCGGTCAATCCCTTCTCGACATCGACCGTTGCATCCTGTTCATTATAGGTCACGTCGAATCCCAATTTTTGAAAGACGGCTATCATGGGGCGGTTATCGGTCGTGGTCTGGGCCACGATTTTTTTCAATTTCCATTTACGGGCGACTTCCATACAGTACTCGGTCAGTTTTTTGCCAAGTTCTTTTTTCTGCCAGGCATCGGTAATCAGGATGGCATATTCAACCGTCTCATGCTCAGGATCGGCGATTAATCTGCCGACGCCGATCAATTTTCGAACACCTTCTTCCAGAATTTCCGCCACGATGGCGATTTCGCGGTCATAATCAATGTAACAGTACCTTATGGCCACATCATGCGAAGCCCACTGGAAAAAATACCTGAATCGGGAATAAATTGTTTCCTTCGAACAGCTCGCCAGCATATCCATCCACTGCGGTTCATCTTCAGGCTTAATGGGCCGCAGGGTAACTTTGGTGCCATCCGGCAATTCAATCACTTTGGTATATTTCTCCGGATACGGTCTCAGGACAAGATGCGCATATTGCTCGGTTTTCTTTCCGACAAGATCCCGGTCGATTATGACGCGAGCATCGAGAGCGATGACATCATCCGGCGTGACCAATAAGGGATTGATGTCGAGCTCTTTGATTTCCGGATAATCGGCGGCGAGATACGATAAACGCACAAGAACCTCAATCAACTTATCAATATTTATCGGGGGACGCCCACGGTATCCCTGCAGCAAAGGCCAAATCTTTAGCGACTTCAGCATGCGTCTGGCAAGCCGCTCATTGAGTGGAGGAAACCCCAAAGTTCTCTCGCCCAATAATTCGGCGCTGATTCCACCCATCCCGACCAGCATGATGGTTCCGAAAACCGGATCGGCCTTGATGCCGGCGATCAACTCGATGCCGTTTTTTGAATCGATCATCGGTTGCACGGTTACGCCGCTTATTATGGCATCGGGCTGTTTTTCTTTTGCCGAGGCATTGATTCTTCGATAGGCCGAGCGCACCATGTCCTCGTTTTCAAGATTGACAGCGACACCGCCGACATCGCTCTTGTGCGTAATATCAGGCGAATTTATTTTAAGCACGACCGGAAATCCCAGACTCCCGGCAATTGCAGCCGCTTCATCTTCCGATCCGGCCGGATGCGGTTTGGCGGTTTTGATGCCATAGGTCTCCACCAGGGCCTTTGAGGATTCCTCGGAAAGAATTTCTCCCTTTGAGAATTCCCGGGCAATAAACTCCTCGCGATTTTTCTCACGATCCAGTCCAAACCGCAGCGGGATCTCTTTGGGCGTTTCATACAGAGCCTCAAGGTTTCGGGCATAGGCAACCAGGGTCATAAAGGCTCGGACCGCCTGCTCGGGTGTCCGGTAAGCAGGCACGCCGCTATCTATAAGTATTTTAATTCCTTCGTTCATGCTCTGGCCGCCCAGCCAGGCCGCCAGAATAGGTTTTGAAGTTGTCTCGGCCAGACTTCCAATCACTTTCGCAGCGGCGGTCGGGTTGGTCATCGCCTGAGGCGTCAGTATAACCAGCATGGCATTAACATCGGGGTCATCGATGACAATCCGGGCCGCCTTCTCGAGTCGCCTGGAATTGGCGTCACCGAGCACATCGACCGGATTGCCGTACGACCACGACGGGGGGAGGCAGGCATCCAGTTTGGCCAGTGTTTCGTCCGATAGCTTCGCCAGCGTTCCATTGGAGGCAATCAGGGCATCGGTGGCCATGACCCCCGGCCCGCCGGCGTTGGTAATGATGCCCAAATGGGCGCCGCGCGGCATCTTTTTGCGGCCGATCAATCCGGCACAATCGAAAATTTCTCCGATATCATAAACCCGGGCGATACCAACCCGCTGGAAGGCGGCATCATAGACATTGTCCTCGGAGGCCATCGCGCCGGTATGTGAAGCGGCCACTTTGGCCGATTCCGGGAATCGACCCGCTTTATAAGCAAGAATCGGCTTCGACCTAGCAAAAGCACGGGCAGCCGTCATAAATCTCCGGGCGCGTGATATCGATTCGATGTACAGCAGGATTGATTCAGTATTTTCATCCTCGCCGAAATAATCGATCAAGTCGCCGAAATTTACATCAATGCTGTTGCCAATTGAAACGAAATTGGAAAAACCGATTTTTTCCTCGATGGCCCAGTCGAGGACCGATGTGCACAGGGCGCCTGATTGAGATATAAAGGCAATATGACCGGCTTTGGGCATACCGGCCGCAAAACTGACATTCAAATTCAGCCGCGGCACGATGATGCCGAGGCAATTGGGTCCGACAATCCTCATACCGTCGAATCGTGCCGCTTCTAATTTAATCTGATCTTCAAGGGCCCGCCCGGCATCGCCGGTTTCTTTAAAACCGGCCGACATAATAATCAAACCCAGAATCCCGGCTTCGCCGCATTGTCTGACAAGCTCGGGGACTCCGGCCGCCGGGGAACATACGACGGCCAGATCGGGTGTTCTCGGAAGACTCTTGACATCCGGGTAACATTGAATTCCCAGGACAGCTTCGCTGTCGGGATTGACGGGATAGACCACACCACGGAAGCCGCCGCCGACCAGATTGCCCAGCACCTTGCCGCCGACACTATTGGGATTAATGGTGACGCCGATCAGGGCGATTCTTTTAGGATTAAAAATCCGGTCCAATGTATGTACAGCCATTTTCGCTCACCTGTAACTAAATAATAAGGTCCATATATTTCATGGAACAAATTATAACCAAAATCCACAAACAAACAAGAGGGAAAATGGGGAAGATAGTAATTAGATGAAAGCAGGGCAAAGTCGCCTGCTAATGGCATCGATAAATGCAATTGAGATCGCCGGGATAATTTCATAAATGAACAATAAACCATCCCGGCTTTTCCGGCAATTTAATCTCGCAGTTAGATTTTAATATGCCAGACAGGACGGCTCGGGCCCTCCGCGATAGAGATAATTAATCAACAAGGTCACGTCCATAAGGTTGATGTCACCCGAACAATCGACATCACCGACGTCTTCGATCGGTTCCGGGGGCGGGCCGCTCTTGTAGAGCATATCGATAAGATATAAAATATCCAGCAAATTCATGTTATCGGATCCATTGACATCACCAAGATTAAGATCAAGAATGGGTCGAAGGGCATCGACGCGGCCGGCGCCATATTCGATATTGGGAAGTGTTAACATTCCCCAGTAAAGATGGCGCTCGGCGCTTTGACGTATCATTTGCTCCATTGCAAGCGCGCCGATATTTTCATTTTGCGCCTTAATCAGAGCACATACGCCCGCCACCATGGGCGCGGCAAAAGAGGTCCCGCTCCATTCTCCCCATTCGAATTCTCCGGCCAGCGAGCTGTATATATTCACTCCCGGGGCGCAGACATCGATATAGTCACCGTAGTTTGAGAAATCGGCCCGGTACTCAAGCGAGTCAATCGCATTCACGGCAATAACTGCGGGATAAGTAGCCGGATAGGTCGGCAATATGGTGCTGTTATTGCCTGCGGCCGCGACCAGCGAAATTCCTGCGGCAACTGCATCACTGACCGCTTCCTGGACAACCGGATTCGAAGAATAGTTGCCGAAACTCATATTGATTACATCAACCGCTTCATCAATGGCGTAATGAATGGCATCCGCCACTACAAAGCTGTTGCTGTATCCATTTTCGTCGAAAGCTCTTATAGGTAGTAACAGGCAGTCGGGAGCGATGCGTTTTATGACACCGCATATAAATGTACCGTGACCATATAAAGAACCTTCAACTTCAGAAGGATCAAAATCGCCATTGATATAATCAATTCCGGTCCCCGCAAATGATGCCTCGAACAATGGGTGAGTAAATACCACACCATTATCTATAACTGCAATGATGACGCCTTCACCATCTTCCAATAAATTAGCCGTGTCGCTGTTAATCGTGTATGGACTGCTTGAAGTGAAGTAGTTCGGGGGACTGTAGCCGAATTCCAAAGGCGGACGTGAATCATCCGGAAAAGACTGGCTGACATGAAAGACTTCCGGAAAACCCATCATAAAATTCGGCTGGACAAAAATTACGCCCGGTCTGGCAACGATGGAATCAATCAGCTGTTCGATCAAATAACCGCTCGGAAATGATACCAGATAGATATTCTGGGATACCAGAGTATCATTGGTGATACCCTGAAAATCGGCCAGAATCGGTTCGATGGGAAAACCTTCCTCAAGCTTGACGATAACCTCATACTGATGATAAAATTCCGCACGCAGTGAAATATAATTACTGTAAATACAGCCGTCGACCCCGGTACAGCCTAAATCACAATCCCCATCAATTGTCCCGGAAATGCAGACGGTGTCATAAAAAGTAAAGATACCCGGATTATCAAGGGCCAGGACAACAGAATCACCAAGCGGGACAAAAACCACGCAGTCGGGGCCAGCCATAATTATACCGCACTGGTTATAGGGCACCCCCCCATCGCTCCACAAATATATGGAGTTCCCCGCAATACATCCACTTGCCGCTATACAGCCGGAATCGCAAGTGCTTATTAATATTCCCGCAACACAGACGGTATCGCCGATACCGAAACCGCCATAATTAGCAAGATAATAGTAGGCATTGGGGGACATAAGAGGTTCAAAAAGCAGACAGCCGGAAACCTCGGTCAGGATTCCACAGTCATTGAAGGGTGAATTCGGCGGTGACCATAAATTTATTGTATTACCGGCCAGCCAGCCGGTAGCCTCGGGGCATTCGGGAGGCGGTTCAGTAAACAGATTTCCTGAAACACAGACGGTATCATAGGGGGCAAACGGCCCGTAATTTTCCAGGGCCAGAAAAAAAGTGTCACTGACGATCGGCCCGGACATGGGTGCGAACAGAACACAATTTGCCGAAGGAATCAGCACACCGCAACTACCGTAAAGGGTGTCGGGTGGGGACTGCGGGATAATGGAGTCAACACTGATGCAGGCAGAAGCGCCCATGCATGAAGTATCGCAGGGGATTTCAAAGACGCCATAAATGCAGGCCCAATCTCCGGTGCCCATTCCGGCCGTCGAGTCGATAATATAGAAATCGCCGTTCCCGTTTAGCACAAGGACCGCACAACCGCTGTCGGCAATTATCAGGCCACATCCATAGAAGGAATCGCCTTGAGCGTCTGCTGCGGCCACCGACAACAAAATCAAGATAATGGCCAAAGTGGCGATTTTTCCAAATAATCTAATGTGCATATTCATAATTTGCTCCCTTTATAATCCCAGCAGGATAAACGATCCCCAGTGGGCCGGATTATCGACCAGTTTAATTGTGGCGTCGACCGCATCACGATATGCCCGGGAAATTTCTTTATTTTCCCGGAGCGATTTATAAAAACTAATCATAAATAGCATGCTCACTCTGTCCGATACCGGCCAGATTGAGGCCAGAACATACCGCGTCCCGGCCTGATAAAACACTTTGGCAAGACTATAGGAATCTCCATAGTATAATCCCGGAGCGGCGGTATGACAGCCGGAGAGAGTCACCAGAAAGGGTTTCAGGCCCATTCCGTACAGATCAAACGGAAAAAACGGCCCATCATCTAAAAGAATTTTCGAGAAAAGGGGATTTTCGGAGGACCTTGAGGCATGCGCCGCTATATGCAAAAATCCGGAGGTTTTTTCAACCTCGGCGAGAAGATTTTTTCTGCTTGCCGCGGAACCCATATATACCTTTGACTTATCGAATATCGCGCCAATTTCGCGGGCCTCGATATCTATCGAGGACAGCCTGGCACCCCCGGCGGCAAAAACTGAATTACTTCCGGCCCTGAAGCCCGAAATGTGTCGGTTTCTTCTTAAAAGATCAGAGGGATCGGAAATCAGATGTATATTGCGACTGTCCCTCAGATAACAGCCGGCTTTATTTTTCAGAGCCGGGAAGGGGACCTGAAAATATTCGCCTTCCAATAATATGATTAGATCCCGGCCTTCAATCAGACCCTCTGTCGGCGCTATGATAAAGTTATATATTTTTTCCAGTAGATGATTTATATCATGAGTCGCCCTTTCGCCGTCACTCGTTCCAAATATCGATCGCTCGCAGATAAATGAAAGCTTATTAATATTCATTCGCAATTCATCCGGGTTGACCAAAAACTCGACATATTTTTGATCCTGATTGGTCATGCAAAAGACGCCGGCTTTATTGCCGAGAATAAGAAAATCCAGAAAGGCCTCATTATTTTTAATCTGCATAACCGAGGCGGATGACGCCCATGCTGTGGTGATCAAGGCCTCGGTATTAATTCCGGAAATATTTCTGATTTTACGCTCAATCGACCAAAGCTTTTGTTCAATGGCGAACACCTTATCACCGGATGTTATATCGCGATGTCCGGCGCCCGGTGTATTTTTTTCAGGGCCACTCTGAGTGAATCCCGCTCCTTGATCAGACCTGCCGGTATTTTCTGCTGCCACCCGGTTATATGAGCCGACCGGGAGTTGGCTATTCGAAGCGCCCGTAGATTATTCAAGAAGGATGCATTAATACGACCCAGGTTCAGATAACATTGAACGATCATTTTATAGATATGATATTTATCGGCGATGTAGAAGAATCTCAGTTCATCGAGATGCATGCTCAAAAGATTTT
Protein-coding sequences here:
- a CDS encoding GNAT family N-acetyltransferase → MAVHTLDRIFNPKRIALIGVTINPNSVGGKVLGNLVGGGFRGVVYPVNPDSEAVLGIQCYPDVKSLPRTPDLAVVCSPAAGVPELVRQCGEAGILGLIIMSAGFKETGDAGRALEDQIKLEAARFDGMRIVGPNCLGIIVPRLNLNVSFAAGMPKAGHIAFISQSGALCTSVLDWAIEEKIGFSNFVSIGNSIDVNFGDLIDYFGEDENTESILLYIESISRARRFMTAARAFARSKPILAYKAGRFPESAKVAASHTGAMASEDNVYDAAFQRVGIARVYDIGEIFDCAGLIGRKKMPRGAHLGIITNAGGPGVMATDALIASNGTLAKLSDETLAKLDACLPPSWSYGNPVDVLGDANSRRLEKAARIVIDDPDVNAMLVILTPQAMTNPTAAAKVIGSLAETTSKPILAAWLGGQSMNEGIKILIDSGVPAYRTPEQAVRAFMTLVAYARNLEALYETPKEIPLRFGLDREKNREEFIAREFSKGEILSEESSKALVETYGIKTAKPHPAGSEDEAAAIAGSLGFPVVLKINSPDITHKSDVGGVAVNLENEDMVRSAYRRINASAKEKQPDAIISGVTVQPMIDSKNGIELIAGIKADPVFGTIMLVGMGGISAELLGERTLGFPPLNERLARRMLKSLKIWPLLQGYRGRPPINIDKLIEVLVRLSYLAADYPEIKELDINPLLVTPDDVIALDARVIIDRDLVGKKTEQYAHLVLRPYPEKYTKVIELPDGTKVTLRPIKPEDEPQWMDMLASCSKETIYSRFRYFFQWASHDVAIRYCYIDYDREIAIVAEILEEGVRKLIGVGRLIADPEHETVEYAILITDAWQKKELGKKLTEYCMEVARKWKLKKIVAQTTTDNRPMIAVFQKLGFDVTYNEQDATVDVEKGLTGNLK